One Vanessa cardui chromosome 23, ilVanCard2.1, whole genome shotgun sequence DNA segment encodes these proteins:
- the LOC124539823 gene encoding methionine--tRNA ligase, mitochondrial, with product MRLSFRLLSSVVQKRPFYVTTPIFYVNAAPHLGHLYTAVVADAIQRFEKLTNPDCNVIFSTGTDEHGTKIQQAAAQANLPLQDYCNNISQEYRDLFDEFEVGYTDYIRTTEERHKKAVRHFWKKLVKQDYIYKAKYAGWYSVNDEAFVPESHTREEITKDGKIKVSVESGHQLEWTEETNYMFRLSAFKTHLQEWLKPDGVIQPSKFQKQLQDLLASDAYFPDISVSRPSSRVHWAVRVPDDEEQSIYVWLDALINYLTVCGYPDEEQLMSRRAWPADVHVVGKDILKFHGIYWPAFLMAARWQPPRRLVCHSHWTVDGGKMSKSLGNVVAPRSVPAPSALRYVLLREATLADDANYSETKLVNIANSELADTLGNLASRACGAALNPRHEMPPPHAHELRRIARHEPAARLLRALERLPEICHQHYSSYQFYKGVDAVIHVLHLANLFFETMKPWELKKKPEAQKELDVVLHVTLETLRICSIILQPIIPSLSGQLLDKLQVPRDCRYWQHCEKPSWRIKGAIFETKNIQSGKFVLFQRIYVDKKNVQKKKAIV from the exons atgcgaTTATCCTTCCGTTTATTATCGTCTGTTGTGCAGAAAAGACCTTTTTATGTAACAACTccgattttttatgtaaatgccG CTCCTCACCTGGGCCACTTATATACAGCTGTAGTGGCTGATGCGATACAGCGGTTTGAGAAACTGACAAATCCTgattgtaatgttatatttagcacag GAACGGACGAACATGGGACTAAAATCCAGCAAGCGGCAGCTCAGGCTAACTTGCCTTTACAGGACTATTGCAATAACATCTCTCAGGAGTACAGAGATCTATTTGACGAGTTTGAAGTAGGATATACAGATTACATTAGAACAACTGAGGAGAGGCATAAAAAAGCTGTGCGACACTTTTgg aAAAAGTTAGTAAAGCAAGACTATATTTATAAGGCGAAATATGCTGGCTGGTACAGTGTTAACGATGAAGCATTTGTTCCCGAATCACACACTAGAGAGGAAATTACTAAAGATGGAAAG ATAAAAGTGTCTGTGGAATCTGGCCACCAATTGGAATGGACCGAGGAAACAAACTACATGTTTAGATTGAGTGCATTCAAAACACATCTCCAAGAATGGTTGAAACcag atGGAGTAATACAACCCAGTAAGTTCCAGAAACAACTTCAAGACTTGCTTGCAAGCGATGCCTACTTCCCGGACATCTCAGTCAGTCGGCCTTCCTCCAGAGTGCATTGGGCTGTTCGg GTGCCCGATGATGAGGAGCAAAGTATATATGTTTGGCTTGACGCTCTGATCAATTACTTGACTGTATGCGGGTACCCGGATGAGGAGCAACTGATGTCCCGACGGGCCTGGCCCGCTGACGTGCACGTCGTTGGCAaggatattttaaa GTTCCATGGTATCTACTGGCCGGCGTTCCTGATGGCGGCGCGCTGGCAGCCTCCACGCAGACTCGTGTGCCACTCGCACTGGACGGTGGACGGCGGCAAGATGTCCAAGTCGCTGGGCAATGTGGTGGCGCCCCGCAGTGTGCCGGCGCCCTCCGCCCTGCGCTACGTGCTATTGCGCGAGGCCACCCTGGCGGACGACGCCA ACTACAGCGAGACGAAACTCGTCAACATCGCGAACTCCGAGCTGGCGGACACGCTCGGCAACCTGGCCAGCCGCGCGTGCGGCGCCGCGCTCAACCCGCGACACGAGATGCCGCCGCCGCACGCGCACGAGCTGCGCCGGATCGCGCGACACGAGCCCGCCGCGCGCCTGCTGCGCGCCCTCGAGCGACTGCCcg AGATCTGCCATCAACATTACTCAAGCTACCAGTTCTATAAAGGCGTCGACGCGGTCATCCACGTGTTACACTTGGCGAACCTGTTCTTCGAAACCATGAAGCCCTGGGAACTGAAGAAGAAGCCGGAAGCTCAGAAGGAATTGGACGTCGTTCTTCACGTCACGCTCGAGACTCTGAGGATATGCTCCATTATACTGCAGCCGATAATACCGAGTCTATCGGGTCAACTGCTAGATAAACTCCAGGTGCCCAGAGACTGCAGGTACTGGCAGCACTGCGAGAAACCTTCGTGGAGGATAAAGGGCGCCATATTcgaaactaaaaatattcaaagtggTAAATTCGTGCTATTCCAACGGATATATGTGGACAAGAAAAATGTTCAAAAAAAGAAAGCGATCGTGTAA
- the LOC124539684 gene encoding G protein-coupled receptor kinase 2 isoform X2 produces MELENIVANTVYLKAREGGSDSNKGKSKKWRKILQFPHISQCLDIKTKIDVEYDYVVDQQPIGKLLFRQFCERNRPNYHKYNSFLDATERYEVEVDETRTALAVELFGRYLKTEDGEAVTDVVPPDVIDDASKLLEGGSKDIFTECIRCVKSFLAGSPFSEFERSMYFHRYLQWKWLEAQPVTQHTFRMYRVLGKGGFGEVCACQVRATGKMYACKKLEKKRIKKRKGENMVITEKLILQRINSRFVVNLAYAYETKDALCLVLTIMNGGDLKFHIYNMCGADTGLGLERARFYAAQVACGLEHLHKMGIVYRDCKPENILLDDAGHVRISDLGLAVDVPDGGSVRGRVGTVGYMAPEVIDNERYTFSPDWFSFGCLVYEMIEGRAPFRARKEKVKREEVDRRVKHDAEKYSHKFSECARALCGALLAKSACARLGGAGRRGAALVKQHRFFARLNWARLEAGMVVAPFVPDPHAVYAKDVLDIEQFSTVKGVNLDAADDTFYGKFNTGSVSIPWQREMIETGCFTELNVFATDEEGKESRTADLQLSPPSAPADTDTGCFVFARRTLCPQKKVPARLRPVCVPAHLLAPASPAPAS; encoded by the exons ATGTAGAATACGATTACGTGGTGGACCAGCAGCCGATCGGAAAGCTGCTCTTCCGACAGTTCTGCGAACGGAACCGACCCAACTACCACAAGTACAACAGCTTCTTAGATGCG ACGGAAAGATACGAGGTGGAGGTGGATGAGACGCGGACGGCGCTCGCCGTCGAGCTCTTCGGGCGGTACCTGAAGACGGAAGATGGGGAAGCGGTCACGGACGTCGTCCCTCCTGACGTCATCGATGACGCGAGCAAGTTGCTTGAAG gCGGCTCGAAGGACATCTTCACGGAGTGCATACGATGCGTCAAGAGCTTCCTCGCCGGCAGTCCGTTCTCTGAGTTCGAGAGGTCGATGTACTTCCACCGCTACCTCCAGTGGAAGTGGCTGGAGGCGCAGCCGGTCACTCAGCACACGTTTCGGATGTACCGCGTCTTGGGGAAGGGAGGATTCGGGGAAGTGTGCGCGTGTCAG GTTCGCGCTACGGGTAAGATGTACGCGTGCAAGAAGTTAGAAAAGAAGCGAATAAAGAAGAGGAAAGGCGAGAACATGGTGATCACGGAGAAGCTGATACTGCAGCGGATCAACTCGCGCTTCGTCGTCAACCTGGCGTACGCGTACGAGACCAAAGACGCGCTGTGTCTCGTGCTCACCATCATGAACG GCGGCGACCTGAAGTTCCACATCTACAACATGTGCGGCGCCGACACAGGCCTTGGACTTGAACGGGCGCGCTTCTACGCCGCACAGGTCGCCTGCGGCCTCGAGCATTTGCACAAGATGGGCATCGTCTACAG GGACTGCAAGCCGGAGAATATCCTGCTGGACGACGCGGGCCACGTGCGCATTTCAGACCTGGGCCTGGCTGTGGACGTGCCCGACGGCGGCAGTGTGCGCGGCCGCGTCGGCACCGTCGGCTACATGGCGCCCGAG GTGATCGACAACGAGCGCTACACGTTCAGTCCCGATTGGTTCTCGTTCGGCTGCCTCGTCTACGAGATGATCGAGGGCCGGGCGCCGTTCCGCGCGCGCAAGGAGAAGGTGAAACGCGAGGAGGTCGACAGGCGCGTGAAGCACGACGCCGAGAAGTACTCGCACAAGTTCAGCGAGTGCGCGCGTGCGCTGTGCGGCGCGCTGCTGGCCAAGAGCGCATGCGCGCGGCTGGGCGGCGCGGGCCGGCGCGGAGCCGCACTCGTCAAGCAGCATCGCTTCTTCGCGCGCCTCAACTGGGCGCGCCTCGAGGCCGGCATGGTGGTCGCGCCCTTCGTGCCCGACCCGCACGCGGTCTACGCGAAGGACGTGCTCGACATCGAGCAGTTCTCGACAGTGAAGGGCGTGAACCTCGACGCCGCTGACGACACCTTCTACGGCAAGTTCAACACGGGCTCCGTCAGCATACCCTGGCAGCGCGAGATGATCGAGACGGGTTGCTTCACCGAGCTCAACGTCTTTGCGACCG ACGAGGAGGGCAAGGAGAGTCGCACGGCAGACCTGCAGCTGTCGCCGCCCAGCGCGCCCGCCGACACCGACACGGGTTGCTTCGTCTTCGCGAGACGG ACGCTGTGTCCACAGAAGAAGGTCCCGGCGCGGCTGCGGCCCGTGTGCGTGCCGGCGCACCTGCTGGCGCCCGCGTCGCCCGCGCCCGCCAGCTGA
- the LOC124539684 gene encoding G protein-coupled receptor kinase 5 isoform X1 gives MELENIVANTVYLKAREGGSDSNKGKSKKWRKILQFPHISQCLDIKTKIDVEYDYVVDQQPIGKLLFRQFCERNRPNYHKYNSFLDAICASWSTSQNNKKSLRTERYEVEVDETRTALAVELFGRYLKTEDGEAVTDVVPPDVIDDASKLLEGGSKDIFTECIRCVKSFLAGSPFSEFERSMYFHRYLQWKWLEAQPVTQHTFRMYRVLGKGGFGEVCACQVRATGKMYACKKLEKKRIKKRKGENMVITEKLILQRINSRFVVNLAYAYETKDALCLVLTIMNGGDLKFHIYNMCGADTGLGLERARFYAAQVACGLEHLHKMGIVYRDCKPENILLDDAGHVRISDLGLAVDVPDGGSVRGRVGTVGYMAPEVIDNERYTFSPDWFSFGCLVYEMIEGRAPFRARKEKVKREEVDRRVKHDAEKYSHKFSECARALCGALLAKSACARLGGAGRRGAALVKQHRFFARLNWARLEAGMVVAPFVPDPHAVYAKDVLDIEQFSTVKGVNLDAADDTFYGKFNTGSVSIPWQREMIETGCFTELNVFATDEEGKESRTADLQLSPPSAPADTDTGCFVFARRTLCPQKKVPARLRPVCVPAHLLAPASPAPAS, from the exons ATGTAGAATACGATTACGTGGTGGACCAGCAGCCGATCGGAAAGCTGCTCTTCCGACAGTTCTGCGAACGGAACCGACCCAACTACCACAAGTACAACAGCTTCTTAGATGCG ATCTGCGCATCGTGGTCTACAAGCCAGAATAACAAGAAAAGCTTACGT ACGGAAAGATACGAGGTGGAGGTGGATGAGACGCGGACGGCGCTCGCCGTCGAGCTCTTCGGGCGGTACCTGAAGACGGAAGATGGGGAAGCGGTCACGGACGTCGTCCCTCCTGACGTCATCGATGACGCGAGCAAGTTGCTTGAAG gCGGCTCGAAGGACATCTTCACGGAGTGCATACGATGCGTCAAGAGCTTCCTCGCCGGCAGTCCGTTCTCTGAGTTCGAGAGGTCGATGTACTTCCACCGCTACCTCCAGTGGAAGTGGCTGGAGGCGCAGCCGGTCACTCAGCACACGTTTCGGATGTACCGCGTCTTGGGGAAGGGAGGATTCGGGGAAGTGTGCGCGTGTCAG GTTCGCGCTACGGGTAAGATGTACGCGTGCAAGAAGTTAGAAAAGAAGCGAATAAAGAAGAGGAAAGGCGAGAACATGGTGATCACGGAGAAGCTGATACTGCAGCGGATCAACTCGCGCTTCGTCGTCAACCTGGCGTACGCGTACGAGACCAAAGACGCGCTGTGTCTCGTGCTCACCATCATGAACG GCGGCGACCTGAAGTTCCACATCTACAACATGTGCGGCGCCGACACAGGCCTTGGACTTGAACGGGCGCGCTTCTACGCCGCACAGGTCGCCTGCGGCCTCGAGCATTTGCACAAGATGGGCATCGTCTACAG GGACTGCAAGCCGGAGAATATCCTGCTGGACGACGCGGGCCACGTGCGCATTTCAGACCTGGGCCTGGCTGTGGACGTGCCCGACGGCGGCAGTGTGCGCGGCCGCGTCGGCACCGTCGGCTACATGGCGCCCGAG GTGATCGACAACGAGCGCTACACGTTCAGTCCCGATTGGTTCTCGTTCGGCTGCCTCGTCTACGAGATGATCGAGGGCCGGGCGCCGTTCCGCGCGCGCAAGGAGAAGGTGAAACGCGAGGAGGTCGACAGGCGCGTGAAGCACGACGCCGAGAAGTACTCGCACAAGTTCAGCGAGTGCGCGCGTGCGCTGTGCGGCGCGCTGCTGGCCAAGAGCGCATGCGCGCGGCTGGGCGGCGCGGGCCGGCGCGGAGCCGCACTCGTCAAGCAGCATCGCTTCTTCGCGCGCCTCAACTGGGCGCGCCTCGAGGCCGGCATGGTGGTCGCGCCCTTCGTGCCCGACCCGCACGCGGTCTACGCGAAGGACGTGCTCGACATCGAGCAGTTCTCGACAGTGAAGGGCGTGAACCTCGACGCCGCTGACGACACCTTCTACGGCAAGTTCAACACGGGCTCCGTCAGCATACCCTGGCAGCGCGAGATGATCGAGACGGGTTGCTTCACCGAGCTCAACGTCTTTGCGACCG ACGAGGAGGGCAAGGAGAGTCGCACGGCAGACCTGCAGCTGTCGCCGCCCAGCGCGCCCGCCGACACCGACACGGGTTGCTTCGTCTTCGCGAGACGG ACGCTGTGTCCACAGAAGAAGGTCCCGGCGCGGCTGCGGCCCGTGTGCGTGCCGGCGCACCTGCTGGCGCCCGCGTCGCCCGCGCCCGCCAGCTGA
- the LOC124539684 gene encoding G protein-coupled receptor kinase 2 isoform X3: MLKTERYEVEVDETRTALAVELFGRYLKTEDGEAVTDVVPPDVIDDASKLLEGGSKDIFTECIRCVKSFLAGSPFSEFERSMYFHRYLQWKWLEAQPVTQHTFRMYRVLGKGGFGEVCACQVRATGKMYACKKLEKKRIKKRKGENMVITEKLILQRINSRFVVNLAYAYETKDALCLVLTIMNGGDLKFHIYNMCGADTGLGLERARFYAAQVACGLEHLHKMGIVYRDCKPENILLDDAGHVRISDLGLAVDVPDGGSVRGRVGTVGYMAPEVIDNERYTFSPDWFSFGCLVYEMIEGRAPFRARKEKVKREEVDRRVKHDAEKYSHKFSECARALCGALLAKSACARLGGAGRRGAALVKQHRFFARLNWARLEAGMVVAPFVPDPHAVYAKDVLDIEQFSTVKGVNLDAADDTFYGKFNTGSVSIPWQREMIETGCFTELNVFATDEEGKESRTADLQLSPPSAPADTDTGCFVFARRTLCPQKKVPARLRPVCVPAHLLAPASPAPAS, encoded by the exons ATGTTAAAA ACGGAAAGATACGAGGTGGAGGTGGATGAGACGCGGACGGCGCTCGCCGTCGAGCTCTTCGGGCGGTACCTGAAGACGGAAGATGGGGAAGCGGTCACGGACGTCGTCCCTCCTGACGTCATCGATGACGCGAGCAAGTTGCTTGAAG gCGGCTCGAAGGACATCTTCACGGAGTGCATACGATGCGTCAAGAGCTTCCTCGCCGGCAGTCCGTTCTCTGAGTTCGAGAGGTCGATGTACTTCCACCGCTACCTCCAGTGGAAGTGGCTGGAGGCGCAGCCGGTCACTCAGCACACGTTTCGGATGTACCGCGTCTTGGGGAAGGGAGGATTCGGGGAAGTGTGCGCGTGTCAG GTTCGCGCTACGGGTAAGATGTACGCGTGCAAGAAGTTAGAAAAGAAGCGAATAAAGAAGAGGAAAGGCGAGAACATGGTGATCACGGAGAAGCTGATACTGCAGCGGATCAACTCGCGCTTCGTCGTCAACCTGGCGTACGCGTACGAGACCAAAGACGCGCTGTGTCTCGTGCTCACCATCATGAACG GCGGCGACCTGAAGTTCCACATCTACAACATGTGCGGCGCCGACACAGGCCTTGGACTTGAACGGGCGCGCTTCTACGCCGCACAGGTCGCCTGCGGCCTCGAGCATTTGCACAAGATGGGCATCGTCTACAG GGACTGCAAGCCGGAGAATATCCTGCTGGACGACGCGGGCCACGTGCGCATTTCAGACCTGGGCCTGGCTGTGGACGTGCCCGACGGCGGCAGTGTGCGCGGCCGCGTCGGCACCGTCGGCTACATGGCGCCCGAG GTGATCGACAACGAGCGCTACACGTTCAGTCCCGATTGGTTCTCGTTCGGCTGCCTCGTCTACGAGATGATCGAGGGCCGGGCGCCGTTCCGCGCGCGCAAGGAGAAGGTGAAACGCGAGGAGGTCGACAGGCGCGTGAAGCACGACGCCGAGAAGTACTCGCACAAGTTCAGCGAGTGCGCGCGTGCGCTGTGCGGCGCGCTGCTGGCCAAGAGCGCATGCGCGCGGCTGGGCGGCGCGGGCCGGCGCGGAGCCGCACTCGTCAAGCAGCATCGCTTCTTCGCGCGCCTCAACTGGGCGCGCCTCGAGGCCGGCATGGTGGTCGCGCCCTTCGTGCCCGACCCGCACGCGGTCTACGCGAAGGACGTGCTCGACATCGAGCAGTTCTCGACAGTGAAGGGCGTGAACCTCGACGCCGCTGACGACACCTTCTACGGCAAGTTCAACACGGGCTCCGTCAGCATACCCTGGCAGCGCGAGATGATCGAGACGGGTTGCTTCACCGAGCTCAACGTCTTTGCGACCG ACGAGGAGGGCAAGGAGAGTCGCACGGCAGACCTGCAGCTGTCGCCGCCCAGCGCGCCCGCCGACACCGACACGGGTTGCTTCGTCTTCGCGAGACGG ACGCTGTGTCCACAGAAGAAGGTCCCGGCGCGGCTGCGGCCCGTGTGCGTGCCGGCGCACCTGCTGGCGCCCGCGTCGCCCGCGCCCGCCAGCTGA